A genomic window from Slackia heliotrinireducens DSM 20476 includes:
- a CDS encoding DUF4190 domain-containing protein: protein MSNEEYDSRNFSSAEDGRKKHTVFTDADQTPIAATEPVRPPEPAPPAPASPYETYKPAKAQEPYSSQVYYQPTEDFDQHDGGALLNADDFVAPSASAALVCGVLALVTSSTVIPSVMLGIAAIALARRHVNNYGRDGKATAGKVCGIVSLIISALMLLGVTAAIIGSSLDDYSEVEEVAWSDSVDFSDDAADEAFAAMYDPTCEYFTHPDEDFEAHFKEALNSRYQDQHGYTLTEMGVDVDEVYEFLISGTTVELDSSCFYGYTDGTATAYPRIHCYNLYLLDTFTSAFMNEVGYDASAQTYGEAFTKGFEEFKKVDKTVTTDGYTAYVSYQKNGDTWEFADPDALKDEASMAYDIYY from the coding sequence ATGAGCAACGAGGAATACGATTCTCGAAACTTTTCGTCCGCCGAGGACGGTCGTAAGAAGCATACGGTTTTCACGGATGCGGACCAAACTCCCATTGCAGCCACCGAGCCCGTCCGCCCGCCGGAGCCCGCTCCTCCCGCACCTGCAAGCCCGTATGAAACCTACAAGCCGGCCAAGGCCCAGGAGCCTTACTCGTCTCAGGTGTATTACCAGCCCACGGAGGACTTCGACCAGCATGACGGCGGGGCTCTTCTGAATGCGGATGACTTCGTGGCCCCGTCCGCCTCTGCGGCCTTGGTGTGCGGCGTGCTGGCCCTTGTGACGAGCAGCACCGTCATACCCAGCGTGATGCTGGGCATCGCAGCAATCGCACTGGCCAGGCGCCACGTGAACAACTACGGCCGCGACGGCAAGGCCACCGCAGGCAAGGTCTGCGGCATCGTGAGCCTGATCATTTCGGCGCTCATGCTCTTAGGCGTGACGGCTGCGATCATCGGGTCGTCCCTCGACGATTACAGCGAGGTGGAAGAGGTTGCCTGGTCGGACAGCGTCGATTTCTCAGACGATGCGGCCGACGAGGCCTTCGCGGCCATGTATGACCCGACCTGCGAGTACTTCACTCACCCCGACGAGGACTTCGAGGCGCATTTCAAGGAAGCCCTGAACAGTAGGTACCAGGACCAGCACGGCTACACCCTGACGGAAATGGGCGTTGATGTGGACGAGGTGTACGAGTTTCTGATCAGCGGCACCACCGTGGAGTTGGATTCCAGCTGCTTCTACGGATACACAGACGGAACAGCAACGGCATATCCGAGAATACACTGCTACAACCTGTACCTTCTTGATACCTTCACCTCTGCGTTCATGAACGAAGTAGGCTACGATGCATCTGCCCAGACCTATGGAGAGGCATTCACGAAGGGGTTCGAGGAGTTCAAAAAGGTCGACAAGACGGTGACCACCGACGGCTACACCGCCTATGTGTCTTACCAGAAGAACGGCGACACCTGGGAGTTCGCCGATCCTGATGCCCTTAAAGACGAAGCGTCCATGGCCTACGACATCTACTACTAG
- a CDS encoding helix-turn-helix domain-containing protein: MKTARGERSLYSVAKATGISYSALWLYEKGETLPSTMSILAVADELDVSVDWLLGRCEKRKRR; encoded by the coding sequence ATGAAAACCGCTCGTGGAGAGCGGTCTCTCTATAGCGTTGCGAAGGCAACGGGAATTTCTTATTCGGCACTGTGGCTGTACGAGAAAGGGGAGACCCTTCCGTCCACAATGTCCATACTGGCTGTGGCCGACGAGCTTGACGTAAGCGTCGACTGGCTGCTGGGCCGTTGTGAGAAGCGCAAGCGCCGTTAA
- a CDS encoding AEC family transporter yields the protein MSIFVSAANQMAILFVVIGLGFFARKRGMMDDGFDKKLSAVVINICMPALIVASVLTSDSLPSTNTLLQILGWSTVAYLMIIGIALIVGHLIRTDARRRGTLEYLMTFGNVGFIGFPVLHAIFGAQGVLYGAVLNIPSTIFTWSAGVMMLCARDGGDGSDSMLKAQLKQMAKALICPCMISCYVALALVLLHVTDSGFFGSTTSLIGQMTTPGAMLVIGSSLAKLPVKQMLTNVSPYIGSAVRLILVPVAVYFGLGHFISNQLLLGVITMCVAMPAASSGTMMCIDYGGDLKTMTQGTFITTVASMGTIPAVSLLLI from the coding sequence GTGAGCATTTTCGTAAGCGCCGCCAACCAGATGGCCATTCTGTTTGTAGTCATCGGCCTGGGGTTTTTCGCCCGCAAACGTGGGATGATGGACGACGGTTTCGATAAGAAGCTCTCCGCAGTGGTCATCAACATCTGCATGCCGGCCCTTATCGTGGCCTCGGTGCTTACCAGCGACAGCCTGCCCTCCACAAATACGTTGCTGCAGATCCTGGGCTGGTCCACGGTGGCATACCTCATGATCATCGGCATTGCGCTTATCGTGGGGCACCTCATCCGCACCGACGCCCGCAGGCGCGGCACGCTGGAGTACCTCATGACCTTCGGCAACGTCGGCTTCATCGGGTTTCCCGTGCTGCACGCCATCTTCGGCGCGCAAGGGGTGCTCTACGGCGCGGTGCTGAACATCCCCTCCACCATCTTCACCTGGTCTGCAGGCGTCATGATGCTGTGCGCCCGCGACGGCGGCGACGGCTCCGACAGCATGCTGAAAGCACAGCTCAAGCAAATGGCGAAAGCTCTGATCTGCCCCTGCATGATCAGCTGCTACGTGGCATTGGCCCTGGTGCTTCTGCACGTGACCGACAGCGGGTTCTTCGGCAGCACCACATCGCTCATCGGCCAAATGACCACTCCGGGCGCTATGCTCGTCATCGGTTCGTCTTTGGCGAAGCTTCCTGTCAAGCAGATGCTGACCAACGTGAGCCCCTACATCGGTTCGGCCGTACGCCTGATTCTGGTTCCTGTGGCGGTGTATTTCGGCCTCGGCCACTTCATTAGCAACCAGCTGCTGCTGGGCGTCATCACCATGTGCGTGGCGATGCCCGCCGCCTCCAGCGGCACCATGATGTGCATCGATTACGGTGGAGACCTCAAAACCATGACGCAAGGCACGTTCATCACCACCGTCGCCTCCATGGGCACCATTCCGGCGGTTTCGCTGCTGCTCATCTAA
- a CDS encoding LysR family transcriptional regulator: MNLQHLVYFRKLAEYEHYSQAADELFVRQSTISHAVKSLEDELGCKLLEHEGRNVRLTEEGRIFQQAVEEALGALERAKAELKGRQGHLSGLVKVGCIDTARSSFLPDAMLRFQKLHGPYVEFQVMQGSTRDLLAGLKDRRFDIAICSNVDDSSLESEHLYYEKLVAIMSKRHVLAGHDCVTLSDLMGRPLVTYRAGTHPGSAVDAWLESEAQAEGITVGEALERMDMIRNYEDEVMLGALVQKDALVGLSLLTSSLAPFPDIAKVPLRGNVAERGFDVAAHARKDDRLEPAARAFFEFLRDVPAPRSDSD; the protein is encoded by the coding sequence ATGAACTTGCAACATCTTGTGTATTTCCGCAAACTTGCCGAATACGAGCATTACTCGCAGGCAGCCGACGAGCTGTTCGTGCGCCAATCGACCATATCCCATGCCGTGAAGAGCTTGGAAGACGAGCTGGGCTGCAAACTGCTGGAGCACGAAGGCCGCAACGTGCGCCTGACCGAGGAAGGACGCATATTCCAGCAGGCGGTAGAGGAAGCCTTGGGTGCGCTGGAGCGTGCGAAGGCCGAGCTCAAGGGCCGGCAGGGGCATCTTTCGGGATTGGTGAAGGTGGGCTGCATCGACACGGCTCGGTCGTCGTTTCTGCCCGACGCCATGCTGCGTTTCCAGAAGCTGCACGGGCCGTATGTGGAATTCCAGGTCATGCAGGGATCCACCCGCGATCTGCTGGCTGGGCTTAAAGATCGTCGGTTCGACATCGCCATCTGCTCGAATGTCGATGATTCCTCCCTTGAAAGCGAGCATCTGTACTACGAGAAGCTGGTGGCCATCATGTCCAAGCGGCATGTGCTTGCTGGCCACGACTGCGTTACGCTATCGGACCTGATGGGGCGCCCGCTAGTCACTTACCGTGCGGGCACGCACCCTGGAAGCGCGGTGGATGCATGGCTTGAATCCGAGGCGCAGGCAGAAGGCATCACGGTTGGGGAGGCCTTAGAGCGCATGGACATGATTCGCAACTACGAGGACGAGGTCATGCTTGGCGCGCTGGTTCAGAAAGACGCCCTGGTGGGGCTTTCGCTTCTCACATCCAGCCTAGCTCCGTTTCCGGACATTGCGAAGGTGCCGCTGCGCGGGAACGTCGCCGAACGCGGCTTCGATGTGGCGGCCCACGCCCGCAAAGACGACCGCCTTGAGCCTGCAGCGCGGGCGTTCTTCGAGTTTCTGCGGGACGTGCCGGCCCCTCGGTCCGATTCTGATTAG
- a CDS encoding patatin-like phospholipase family protein, translating into MESNIFDTALVFEGGGMRCSYSAGFVNMLLENEIYINDVYGLSAGASNTVNYLTRDKNRVKASFVDIASFPGFCGFGSFLTGKGYFDAYNIYQCMGKSDGPLPFNLQAFLDNPAHATIQSFNRDTGETVYWTKDDMRSLNDIMVRVRASSTLPVAMPSPQIDGNWYYDGGLGIGAGFILPRAIDDGFKRFVIVRSRPKSYRKTDPGFSGKLINAALHKYPKVCEALNTRKERYNAFCDQIEQLEAEGSAFVFYAENQACESGDSDMAKLEANYQEGYKQAYRDLPALKEFLGI; encoded by the coding sequence ATGGAAAGCAACATCTTCGACACTGCGCTTGTTTTCGAAGGCGGCGGCATGCGTTGCAGCTACTCGGCCGGCTTCGTGAACATGCTGCTCGAAAACGAAATCTACATCAACGACGTGTACGGTCTGTCCGCCGGCGCCAGCAACACCGTGAACTACCTTACCCGTGATAAGAACCGCGTGAAGGCATCGTTTGTCGACATCGCTTCGTTTCCCGGTTTCTGCGGGTTCGGAAGCTTCCTTACCGGCAAGGGCTACTTCGACGCCTACAACATCTACCAATGCATGGGCAAATCGGACGGCCCACTCCCCTTCAACCTGCAGGCGTTTCTCGACAATCCGGCACATGCCACCATCCAGTCGTTCAACCGCGATACCGGAGAAACCGTGTATTGGACCAAAGACGACATGCGCAGCCTGAACGACATCATGGTGCGCGTGCGGGCATCATCCACGTTGCCTGTGGCCATGCCTTCTCCCCAAATCGACGGCAACTGGTATTACGACGGCGGCCTTGGCATCGGTGCAGGATTCATTCTGCCGCGCGCCATCGACGACGGCTTCAAACGGTTCGTCATCGTGCGCAGCCGCCCGAAGAGCTACCGTAAAACCGACCCCGGGTTCTCGGGCAAGCTGATCAACGCCGCACTGCACAAATACCCCAAGGTTTGCGAGGCCCTGAACACCCGTAAGGAGCGCTACAACGCTTTCTGCGACCAGATTGAACAGCTGGAAGCGGAAGGGTCCGCGTTCGTGTTCTACGCGGAAAACCAGGCCTGCGAATCCGGCGATTCGGACATGGCGAAGCTGGAAGCGAACTATCAGGAAGGCTACAAGCAGGCCTACCGCGACCTGCCTGCGCTCAAGGAGTTCTTGGGCATCTAA
- a CDS encoding membrane protein, producing MKRIIGPVLAGILLLVSVACVADRTSNVQTEPSAAVNERWLYGITVDDSWYDDVSTDDIVAAIEDMPVKPTVRLVMSTELSAEDYEPLFAQIHEVAYIMACPVDSSEMNSYKDEQAYLERFQEAYEVLGPYVDLWEIGNEINGVEWIGQEPALIVSKVEVVNDWLRSRDAKTALTMYYARPDDQDMFEWMEENLPEALCENVDYALISYYEDDNEGYIPDWSGVFNSFEDAFPDASVGFGECGNVAEDATEESKLRMAGFYYGLKAPSQRYIGGCFWWNWVQDCIPHEDNAVYDGINQLMETHAA from the coding sequence ATGAAACGCATAATCGGGCCTGTTCTGGCAGGAATCCTGTTGCTCGTATCGGTTGCGTGCGTTGCGGATCGAACCTCCAACGTGCAAACCGAGCCTTCTGCGGCTGTCAACGAGCGCTGGCTGTACGGCATTACCGTGGATGACAGCTGGTATGACGACGTCAGTACGGATGACATCGTTGCCGCAATAGAAGACATGCCAGTGAAGCCCACTGTGCGACTGGTCATGTCTACAGAGCTATCCGCTGAGGATTATGAACCGCTCTTCGCACAGATTCACGAAGTCGCCTACATCATGGCCTGTCCGGTCGATTCTTCGGAAATGAATTCCTACAAAGACGAGCAGGCGTATCTGGAACGGTTCCAAGAAGCGTACGAGGTGCTTGGGCCGTATGTCGATCTGTGGGAAATCGGCAACGAGATAAACGGTGTTGAGTGGATCGGGCAGGAGCCGGCGTTGATCGTATCCAAGGTCGAAGTCGTTAACGACTGGCTTCGTTCCCGTGATGCGAAAACGGCGTTGACCATGTACTACGCGCGTCCTGACGACCAGGATATGTTCGAATGGATGGAGGAGAACCTTCCTGAAGCGCTCTGTGAAAACGTGGATTATGCGCTGATCAGCTACTACGAGGACGACAACGAGGGATACATCCCTGATTGGAGTGGGGTATTCAACTCCTTTGAGGATGCGTTCCCTGATGCATCGGTAGGGTTCGGCGAGTGCGGAAACGTAGCCGAGGATGCCACTGAGGAGAGCAAGCTTCGCATGGCAGGCTTCTATTACGGCCTAAAGGCTCCGTCGCAACGCTATATCGGCGGATGCTTTTGGTGGAACTGGGTGCAGGACTGCATTCCGCATGAGGACAACGCCGTGTATGACGGCATCAATCAGTTGATGGAAACGCACGCGGCTTGA
- a CDS encoding sensor histidine kinase, translating into MLKNLRTKFVAYTMAMVSAVVIVTFAGIAAYSYQNEMNSLDMALEHAVSDDRAVGGKDGMAGPRSDDTQAPFADGNMDEVPDGQMAGPQIGGGAGREQLIPVAVYLQAEDGSLSSQPGLATALISDEVLASVSPDILDAADGKGYLSDAGLYYLKRTTDSCIYVAFADESSVSNWKSLALALVFAGVGVLALFFVLSIFLSRWALRPVEEAWTAQKQFVADASHELKTPLTVILANASILLKHPERSIAQESQWIESTQVEAERMQDLVSDMLTLAQVESASRPEHSDVDFSTLVDGISMQFDSVAYENGVYLDTQVEEGIHVNGNVKMLDKLVATLIENACKYAGTGGSIDVKLFRTSHQIRLDVHNTGNPIHPEDLAHIFDRFYRADKARTHEDSSFGLGLAIARSIAEEHGGTIEATSSEAEGTTFSVTLPAM; encoded by the coding sequence CGTCACGTTCGCTGGAATCGCCGCATACAGTTACCAGAACGAGATGAACAGCTTGGACATGGCGCTTGAACACGCGGTTTCCGATGACCGCGCCGTGGGTGGAAAAGACGGCATGGCAGGCCCGCGGTCGGACGACACGCAGGCGCCTTTTGCCGATGGGAACATGGACGAAGTACCGGACGGCCAGATGGCAGGACCGCAGATCGGCGGCGGTGCAGGACGCGAACAGCTCATTCCCGTTGCCGTGTACCTGCAGGCAGAAGACGGCTCCCTGAGTTCCCAACCGGGCCTTGCCACGGCGCTGATTTCCGACGAGGTCCTCGCATCCGTGAGCCCAGACATCTTGGACGCCGCCGACGGCAAAGGATACCTGAGCGACGCCGGGCTGTACTACCTGAAGCGCACCACCGATTCGTGCATTTACGTCGCTTTTGCCGACGAAAGCTCCGTCAGCAACTGGAAGTCACTGGCCTTGGCGCTGGTCTTCGCGGGCGTCGGCGTTCTGGCGCTGTTCTTCGTGCTGAGCATCTTCCTCTCCCGCTGGGCGCTGCGTCCCGTGGAGGAAGCCTGGACCGCTCAGAAGCAGTTCGTGGCCGACGCGTCGCACGAGCTCAAAACGCCGCTGACGGTGATTCTGGCGAACGCATCCATCCTGCTGAAGCACCCGGAGCGTTCCATCGCGCAAGAAAGCCAATGGATAGAATCCACCCAGGTGGAGGCTGAACGCATGCAGGATCTGGTAAGCGACATGCTCACGCTTGCGCAGGTGGAATCCGCATCCCGGCCCGAGCATTCCGACGTGGATTTCAGCACGCTGGTCGACGGCATATCGATGCAGTTCGACTCGGTCGCCTACGAGAACGGGGTGTATCTGGACACCCAGGTGGAAGAGGGCATCCATGTGAACGGCAACGTGAAGATGCTGGACAAGCTGGTGGCCACGCTTATCGAGAACGCCTGCAAGTACGCAGGCACAGGCGGCTCCATCGACGTGAAGCTGTTCCGCACGTCCCATCAGATCAGGCTCGACGTCCATAACACCGGAAACCCCATCCACCCTGAAGACCTGGCACATATCTTCGACCGGTTCTACCGTGCCGACAAGGCACGCACCCACGAGGACAGCAGCTTCGGATTGGGTCTGGCCATCGCCCGCTCGATCGCCGAGGAGCACGGCGGCACCATAGAGGCCACAAGCTCCGAGGCCGAAGGCACCACCTTCTCGGTCACGTTGCCGGCCATGTAG